In Halanaeroarchaeum sp. HSR-CO, one DNA window encodes the following:
- a CDS encoding amidohydrolase family protein, translating into MELSGTVLRGPDLDPIQGRVVVEDGIIVAVEETSTDPGEDIVLPAFVNAHTHVGDSVAKGAGRDLSLDELVAPPDGLKHQLLRAADEAEKIAAMHHSLEYMERAGTGAFLDFREGGVAGVEALREAAAGLDIEAVAFGRDDEAVLEVADGFGASGARDAEFSAIRNATRRAGKPFGIHAGERDATDVNPALDLNPDHLVHMVHATDLHLDRVADAGVPIVACPRSNLVTGVGLPPLADLVDSTTVALGTDNVMLNGPSMFREMEFATKCCDVSDETVLRMATVNGAAVAGLDGGAIEPGAPARLLVLDGDSHNLVGYRDPVRAVVRRAGVADVDRVVLPANS; encoded by the coding sequence ATGGAACTCAGTGGGACCGTCCTCCGTGGCCCGGACCTCGACCCCATCCAGGGTCGCGTGGTGGTCGAGGACGGGATCATCGTCGCCGTCGAGGAGACGTCGACCGACCCGGGTGAGGACATCGTCCTCCCCGCCTTCGTCAACGCACACACCCACGTCGGCGACTCCGTCGCGAAGGGGGCGGGCCGTGACCTCTCACTGGATGAACTCGTCGCTCCGCCCGACGGACTCAAGCACCAGCTCCTCCGGGCGGCGGACGAAGCGGAGAAGATAGCGGCCATGCACCACTCGCTCGAGTACATGGAGCGGGCCGGAACGGGCGCCTTCCTCGACTTCCGCGAGGGCGGGGTCGCCGGCGTCGAGGCCCTCCGCGAGGCGGCCGCCGGCCTGGACATCGAAGCCGTGGCCTTCGGGCGGGACGACGAAGCAGTCCTCGAGGTCGCGGACGGATTCGGGGCGAGCGGCGCCCGTGACGCCGAATTCAGTGCCATCAGGAACGCCACACGGAGGGCGGGCAAGCCGTTCGGCATTCACGCCGGTGAACGCGATGCCACCGACGTCAATCCGGCTCTCGACCTGAACCCGGACCATCTGGTCCACATGGTCCACGCTACCGACTTGCATCTCGACCGCGTGGCGGACGCCGGCGTTCCCATCGTGGCCTGCCCGCGATCGAACCTGGTCACGGGGGTCGGGTTGCCGCCACTGGCGGACCTGGTCGACAGCACGACCGTCGCACTGGGAACGGACAACGTCATGCTCAACGGCCCCTCGATGTTCCGCGAGATGGAGTTCGCAACGAAGTGCTGTGACGTCTCGGACGAGACGGTCCTCCGGATGGCGACCGTCAACGGTGCGGCGGTGGCCGGTCTCGATGGCGGCGCCATCGAACCGGGCGCCCCGGCGAGACTCCTGGTCCTCGATGGAGATTCTCACAACCTCGTCGGCTACCGCGACCCGGTGCGAGCGGTCGTCCGCCGAGCCGGTGTCGCCGATGTGGACCGGGTCGTGCTTCCTGCCAACAGTTAA
- the sucD gene encoding succinate--CoA ligase subunit alpha has protein sequence MSVFVDDDTRVVVQGITGGEGKFHTEQMVEYGSNVVAGAVPGKGGQEVNGIPVYDTVDEAVREEDADASVVFVPPAFAADAIFEALDTDLDLVVAITEGIPTQDMAKVYKRLSEVDTRLIGPNCPGIITPGESKLGILPGNIFEPGNVGLVSRSGTLTYQIVDNLTSEGIGQTTAIGIGGDPIIGTDFIDALRAFENDPETEVVVMTGEIGGEDEEEAAAFIDEEMDTPVVGFIAGRTAPPGKRMGHAGAIVSGSGTGTAQSKIDALNDAGVPVGDTPEEVAEHVADLL, from the coding sequence ATGAGTGTATTCGTCGACGACGACACCCGTGTCGTGGTGCAGGGAATCACCGGCGGCGAGGGCAAGTTCCACACGGAACAGATGGTCGAGTACGGATCGAACGTGGTCGCCGGTGCCGTCCCCGGCAAGGGTGGCCAGGAAGTGAACGGCATCCCCGTCTACGACACCGTCGACGAGGCCGTCCGGGAGGAGGACGCGGATGCCTCCGTCGTCTTCGTCCCGCCGGCGTTCGCCGCGGACGCCATTTTCGAGGCGCTCGACACCGACCTGGACCTGGTCGTCGCCATCACCGAGGGCATCCCCACCCAGGACATGGCGAAGGTCTACAAGCGCCTGAGCGAGGTCGACACCCGACTGATCGGCCCGAACTGCCCGGGCATCATCACGCCCGGTGAGAGTAAACTCGGCATCCTGCCCGGGAACATCTTCGAACCGGGGAACGTCGGGCTCGTCTCCCGTTCGGGGACGCTTACCTACCAGATCGTCGATAACCTCACCAGCGAGGGTATCGGCCAGACGACTGCCATCGGTATCGGTGGCGACCCCATCATCGGGACGGACTTCATCGACGCGCTGCGCGCGTTCGAGAACGACCCGGAGACCGAGGTCGTCGTCATGACCGGCGAGATCGGTGGCGAGGACGAGGAGGAGGCCGCGGCCTTCATCGACGAGGAGATGGACACCCCCGTCGTCGGCTTCATCGCCGGCCGCACGGCCCCGCCGGGCAAACGCATGGGCCACGCTGGCGCCATCGTCTCCGGATCCGGCACCGGCACCGCCCAGAGCAAGATCGACGCGCTGAACGACGCCGGCGTCCCGGTGGGCGACACGCCCGAAGAGGTCGCCGAACACGTCGCCGACCTGCTCTGA
- a CDS encoding biotin--[acetyl-CoA-carboxylase] ligase, with translation MQATRRAILSELADGPVTGPALADRLDVSRAAVWKHVEALREDGFTIRGTETGYELASIPEYGDAAVEFGLDAPFDVEYHEQVDSTNAIARERAADGATDLVVLADEQTGGRGRRARAWDSPSGGVWMSIVVTPDIPPARVPLLTLAGAVAVTEAVRDRGVDAAIKWPNDVVVPGDGERGGRKLCGILTEMAGESGQVSWVAVGIGLNANIDQASVPPDATSIAAEVGPVDRRSLVQDILERFSVLSERPSETLDAWVASTDTLGQHVRIETATASFEGEAIDVTETGALVVRTDGEKRVVHAGDCEHLRPA, from the coding sequence ATGCAGGCGACCAGGCGGGCGATTCTCTCGGAACTCGCGGACGGTCCCGTCACGGGTCCCGCTCTCGCTGACCGACTGGACGTGTCCCGCGCTGCCGTCTGGAAGCACGTCGAAGCCCTCCGCGAGGACGGCTTCACGATCCGCGGTACTGAGACGGGGTACGAACTGGCGTCGATCCCGGAGTACGGCGATGCTGCGGTCGAATTCGGTCTCGATGCCCCCTTCGACGTGGAGTACCACGAGCAGGTGGACAGCACGAACGCCATCGCTCGCGAACGGGCCGCAGACGGGGCCACCGACCTCGTCGTCCTCGCCGACGAACAAACCGGTGGCCGTGGGCGCCGCGCTCGGGCCTGGGACTCGCCGAGTGGTGGCGTCTGGATGAGCATCGTCGTCACCCCCGATATCCCGCCCGCGAGGGTCCCACTACTCACCCTCGCCGGTGCCGTCGCGGTGACCGAGGCCGTCCGGGACCGCGGGGTCGACGCGGCGATCAAGTGGCCGAACGACGTGGTCGTGCCGGGCGACGGCGAGCGCGGCGGGCGGAAACTCTGTGGCATCCTGACGGAGATGGCCGGTGAGTCGGGGCAGGTCTCGTGGGTCGCTGTCGGCATCGGCCTCAACGCGAATATCGATCAGGCATCGGTGCCCCCCGACGCGACCAGCATCGCGGCGGAAGTCGGTCCGGTCGACCGTCGATCGCTCGTCCAGGATATCCTCGAGCGGTTCTCTGTCCTCTCCGAGCGGCCGTCAGAGACGCTCGACGCCTGGGTGGCGTCCACCGACACCCTCGGACAGCACGTCCGGATCGAGACCGCAACGGCGTCGTTCGAGGGGGAGGCCATCGACGTCACCGAGACCGGCGCGCTCGTCGTGCGAACCGATGGCGAAAAACGAGTCGTTCACGCTGGCGACTGTGAACACCTGCGGCCGGCCTGA
- a CDS encoding acc operon protein — protein sequence METSRFDIAIPDAADTEEAAAIAAAIGAHLNDRARAAAATDETPSWHGREWAFAGKLERTTACSRRVPKTAPTDPWSAAGRSDRF from the coding sequence ATGGAAACCTCCCGCTTTGATATCGCGATCCCGGACGCGGCAGACACCGAGGAAGCGGCAGCCATCGCTGCGGCGATCGGCGCCCACCTGAACGACCGGGCCCGGGCGGCGGCCGCGACCGACGAGACGCCCTCCTGGCACGGCCGAGAGTGGGCGTTCGCCGGCAAACTCGAGCGGACGACCGCCTGTTCTCGACGCGTTCCGAAGACGGCCCCGACGGACCCCTGGAGTGCGGCCGGGCGGTCGGATCGATTCTGA
- a CDS encoding acetyl-CoA carboxylase biotin carboxylase subunit translates to MFDTVLVANRGEIAVRVMRAATELGADTVAVYSEADKHGGHVQYADEAYNVGPARAADSYLDQEAIIEAARRAGADAIHPGYGFLAENASFAERVEETEGITWVGPSSASMRDLGEKTKARQIMSAADVPIVPGTTEPVSEAEEVEAFAAEHGYPIAIKAEGGGGGRGMKIVESADGIADKLDSAIREGEAYFDNPSVYVERFLEAPKHIEVQIIADQAGNVRHLGERDCSLQRRQQKIIEEGPSPVLDDDLRERIGAAARRGVREASYENAGTVEFLVEDGEFYFLEVNTRIQVEHTVTEEITGIDIVKWQLRVAAGEELAFEQDDVEVDGHAFEFRINAENAAKEFAPASGGTLATYDPPGGIGVRIDDALRQGDELVTDYDSMIAKLVVSGEDREEAIARSKRALAEFDVEGITTVIPFHRLMLTDERFVAGTHTTNYLDEEFDTERIQAAQERWGHEPAEAGETAETIEREFTVEVDGKRFEVDLEERGAAEFAVQSGGQASPPKPAGGENEDTGVAAADGEVITADMQGTILSVDVEEGAEVQAGDVLCVLEAMKMENDVVASRGGTVSQVLVEPDQSVDMGDTLLVID, encoded by the coding sequence ATGTTCGATACCGTTCTCGTCGCCAACCGAGGGGAGATCGCGGTGCGTGTCATGCGGGCCGCGACGGAACTCGGGGCGGACACGGTCGCGGTGTACAGCGAGGCGGACAAACACGGCGGCCACGTCCAGTACGCGGACGAGGCGTACAACGTCGGTCCCGCGCGGGCCGCGGACTCGTACCTCGATCAGGAGGCCATCATCGAGGCCGCCAGGCGCGCGGGCGCTGACGCCATTCACCCTGGATACGGATTCCTCGCGGAGAACGCCTCGTTCGCCGAGCGCGTCGAGGAGACCGAGGGGATCACCTGGGTCGGCCCGTCGTCGGCGTCGATGCGGGATCTCGGCGAGAAGACGAAGGCCCGCCAGATCATGTCCGCGGCCGACGTTCCGATCGTGCCAGGGACGACGGAACCGGTCAGCGAGGCCGAGGAGGTCGAGGCCTTTGCCGCAGAACACGGCTACCCCATCGCGATCAAGGCAGAGGGGGGTGGCGGCGGCCGCGGGATGAAGATCGTCGAGTCCGCCGACGGGATTGCGGACAAACTCGATTCGGCCATCCGCGAGGGCGAGGCGTACTTCGACAACCCCTCGGTGTACGTCGAGCGGTTTCTCGAAGCACCGAAGCACATCGAGGTGCAGATCATCGCCGACCAGGCTGGCAACGTCCGCCACCTCGGGGAACGGGACTGCTCGCTGCAGCGCCGCCAGCAGAAGATCATCGAGGAGGGGCCGAGTCCGGTGCTGGACGACGACCTCCGCGAGCGTATCGGAGCGGCGGCCCGCCGCGGCGTCCGCGAGGCGTCCTACGAGAACGCCGGGACGGTCGAGTTCCTCGTCGAGGACGGCGAGTTCTACTTCCTCGAGGTGAACACCCGCATCCAGGTCGAACACACCGTCACGGAGGAAATAACCGGCATCGACATCGTCAAGTGGCAACTACGGGTCGCGGCCGGCGAGGAACTGGCCTTCGAGCAGGACGACGTCGAGGTCGACGGCCACGCCTTCGAGTTCCGCATCAACGCGGAGAACGCCGCGAAGGAGTTCGCCCCCGCCAGCGGGGGCACCCTCGCGACGTACGACCCCCCGGGTGGGATCGGCGTCCGGATCGACGACGCCCTGCGGCAGGGCGACGAACTCGTGACCGATTACGACTCGATGATCGCGAAACTCGTCGTCAGCGGGGAGGACCGCGAGGAGGCCATCGCCCGCAGCAAGCGTGCGCTCGCCGAGTTCGACGTCGAGGGCATCACGACGGTCATCCCCTTCCATCGACTGATGCTCACCGACGAACGCTTCGTCGCGGGGACGCACACGACGAACTACCTCGACGAGGAGTTCGACACCGAGCGCATCCAGGCTGCTCAGGAGCGCTGGGGCCACGAGCCAGCCGAGGCCGGTGAGACGGCCGAGACGATCGAACGGGAGTTCACGGTCGAGGTCGACGGCAAACGGTTCGAGGTCGACCTCGAGGAGCGTGGCGCGGCGGAGTTCGCCGTCCAGTCGGGCGGGCAGGCGAGTCCACCGAAGCCCGCGGGTGGCGAAAACGAGGATACCGGCGTCGCGGCCGCCGACGGCGAGGTCATCACGGCGGACATGCAGGGGACCATCCTCTCGGTCGACGTCGAGGAGGGTGCGGAGGTCCAGGCAGGCGACGTGCTCTGCGTGCTCGAGGCGATGAAGATGGAAAACGACGTCGTCGCCTCCCGGGGCGGGACGGTCTCGCAGGTCCTCGTGGAACCGGACCAGTCCGTCGACATGGGCGACACCCTCCTGGTCATCGACTGA
- a CDS encoding sodium-dependent transporter codes for MTRESWNTRVGFILAAVGSAVGLGNIWRFPWMTADNGGSAFLVVYLLIVVFVGVPGLLGVLVIGRRSKRNPVGALESLSGSRRWGYVGLFAVLTSMFLLTFYSVVGGWTLRYTVESLSGAYFADPAAYFTAVSFGPPAVAYHVVFLGLTAAIVFAGVRDGIELATKLMIPAIVVLLGGLAAWAMSLDGAAAGLDFYLSFDLAYLRANFIDVLGAAAGQALFTLSVGAGTMITYASYISEDRSLPFDGMSIAVLNTTVGFIAGLVVFPLLFTLGVDPGSGGAGAVFISLAGGFARLPFGEGIALVFFGVLALAALSSSISMLEVPVSYLVDEHEITRRQATGSLFAIFLVTGSVSAMRPAIFGFIADTLVDLMLTAGLLGFLLFAGWVLGRDAIAEFEMGAGTIGRAVSRPWLSAIAVVLPLFLGFTLISGILGAVGITVEAILVLAVTALLGGATFIGLKRPDSA; via the coding sequence ATGACACGCGAGTCCTGGAACACCCGTGTCGGGTTTATCCTCGCCGCGGTCGGGAGCGCGGTGGGACTCGGCAACATCTGGCGATTTCCCTGGATGACCGCCGACAACGGTGGGAGTGCGTTCCTCGTCGTGTACCTGCTCATCGTGGTGTTCGTCGGGGTCCCGGGCCTGCTCGGCGTACTGGTCATCGGTCGTCGCTCGAAACGAAACCCGGTCGGCGCACTCGAATCGCTCTCGGGGTCACGGCGGTGGGGGTACGTCGGCCTGTTCGCGGTGCTGACCTCGATGTTCCTGTTGACCTTCTATAGCGTCGTCGGGGGCTGGACACTCAGGTACACGGTCGAGAGTCTGAGTGGCGCGTACTTCGCCGACCCGGCGGCGTACTTCACTGCGGTGAGTTTCGGCCCACCAGCCGTCGCCTACCACGTGGTGTTTCTGGGACTGACTGCGGCGATCGTCTTCGCCGGGGTCCGCGACGGCATCGAACTCGCCACGAAGCTGATGATCCCCGCCATCGTGGTGCTCCTCGGTGGGCTCGCCGCCTGGGCGATGTCCCTGGACGGGGCGGCTGCCGGACTCGACTTCTACCTCTCCTTCGACCTCGCGTACCTGCGGGCCAACTTCATCGACGTCCTCGGCGCCGCGGCGGGGCAGGCGTTGTTCACGCTCTCGGTCGGTGCCGGGACGATGATCACGTACGCCTCCTACATCTCGGAGGACCGCTCGCTCCCCTTCGACGGAATGAGCATCGCCGTCCTCAACACCACCGTCGGCTTCATCGCCGGTCTCGTCGTCTTCCCGCTCTTGTTCACCCTGGGGGTCGATCCTGGCTCCGGTGGCGCGGGTGCCGTCTTCATCAGTCTCGCCGGTGGGTTCGCTCGTCTGCCCTTCGGCGAGGGAATCGCCCTCGTCTTCTTCGGCGTGCTGGCCCTCGCCGCGCTCTCCAGTTCCATCTCGATGCTCGAGGTACCGGTCTCCTATCTCGTCGACGAACACGAGATAACCCGTCGACAGGCGACCGGTTCGTTGTTCGCGATCTTTCTGGTGACGGGGTCGGTGAGTGCGATGCGTCCCGCCATCTTCGGATTCATCGCCGACACCCTCGTCGACCTGATGCTGACCGCGGGCCTCCTCGGGTTCCTGTTGTTTGCCGGGTGGGTGCTCGGCCGGGACGCCATCGCGGAGTTCGAGATGGGGGCGGGCACCATCGGGCGGGCGGTGAGTCGCCCCTGGCTGTCGGCCATCGCCGTCGTGTTGCCACTGTTCCTCGGATTCACGCTCATCTCGGGGATCCTCGGTGCGGTCGGCATCACCGTGGAGGCGATCCTGGTGCTGGCGGTCACCGCCCTCCTCGGTGGGGCCACCTTCATCGGGCTCAAACGACCGGATTCGGCCTGA
- a CDS encoding acyl-CoA carboxylase subunit beta yields MEERIEELRELRERARLGGGEERIASQHERGKKTARERIEYLLDDGTFNEFDQLRTHRSHNFGMEERQIPGDGVVTGYGEVNGRTVFVYSHDFTVFGGSLGEVFAEKVQKVNEKAMEVGAPVVGINDSAGARIQEGVSSLAGYGEIFRQNTEASGVVPQISAIMGPCAGGAVYSPAITDFVFMVQDTSHMFITGPDVIETVTGEEVSHDELGGATTHSATSGVAHFAEPSEEAALDDIKRLLSYIPQNNMADPPRVEPWDDPEREDEALRSTVPDQPQKPYDMVDVIDHVVDEDSYFEVQPDFARNVTIGFARLDGRSVGVVANQPRVNAGTLDIDASDKASRFVRFCDSFNIPIVTFVDVPGFMPGTDQEHQGIIRHGAKLLYAYSEATVPLLTVITRKAYGGAYDVMASKHLGADVNYAWPTAEIAVMGPKGAVNVLYREELAEAEDPESLREDLIEEYREEFANPYTAADMGFLDDVIEPQTTRPRLIEDLAMLESKRDSLPEKKHGNLPL; encoded by the coding sequence ATGGAAGAGCGCATCGAGGAACTGCGCGAGCTGCGTGAGCGGGCACGGCTGGGGGGCGGAGAGGAGCGGATCGCGTCTCAGCACGAGCGCGGGAAGAAGACTGCCCGCGAGCGCATCGAGTACCTTCTCGACGACGGGACGTTCAACGAGTTCGACCAGTTGCGGACCCACCGGTCGCACAACTTCGGGATGGAGGAGCGACAGATCCCCGGGGACGGAGTGGTCACGGGATACGGCGAGGTCAACGGCCGGACCGTCTTCGTCTACTCCCACGACTTCACGGTCTTCGGTGGCTCGCTCGGCGAGGTGTTCGCCGAGAAGGTCCAGAAGGTCAACGAGAAGGCGATGGAGGTGGGCGCGCCGGTCGTCGGCATCAACGATTCGGCGGGGGCCCGTATCCAGGAGGGCGTCTCCTCGCTCGCCGGGTACGGCGAGATATTCCGCCAGAACACGGAGGCCAGTGGCGTCGTCCCGCAGATATCGGCCATCATGGGTCCCTGCGCGGGTGGGGCGGTCTACTCGCCCGCCATCACGGACTTCGTGTTCATGGTCCAGGACACCTCGCACATGTTCATCACCGGACCGGACGTCATCGAGACGGTCACCGGCGAGGAGGTCTCTCACGACGAACTCGGCGGGGCGACGACCCACTCGGCGACCTCCGGGGTCGCCCACTTCGCGGAACCCTCCGAGGAGGCGGCCCTCGACGACATCAAGCGGCTGCTCTCGTACATCCCCCAGAACAACATGGCCGACCCGCCCCGGGTCGAGCCGTGGGACGACCCCGAGCGCGAGGACGAGGCGCTCCGCTCCACCGTTCCCGACCAGCCACAGAAACCATACGACATGGTCGACGTGATCGACCACGTGGTCGACGAGGACTCGTACTTCGAGGTCCAGCCCGACTTCGCCCGGAACGTCACCATCGGCTTCGCGCGACTCGACGGCCGGTCGGTCGGCGTCGTCGCGAACCAGCCCCGGGTCAACGCCGGCACACTCGACATCGACGCCTCCGATAAGGCCTCCCGGTTCGTGCGCTTTTGTGACTCGTTCAACATCCCAATCGTCACCTTCGTGGACGTCCCCGGGTTCATGCCCGGGACCGACCAGGAACACCAGGGTATCATCCGGCACGGCGCCAAACTCCTCTACGCGTATTCCGAGGCGACGGTCCCGCTGCTCACCGTCATCACGCGCAAGGCCTACGGTGGCGCCTACGACGTCATGGCCTCGAAGCATCTCGGCGCAGACGTCAACTATGCGTGGCCCACCGCGGAGATCGCGGTCATGGGGCCGAAGGGCGCGGTCAACGTCCTCTATCGGGAGGAACTCGCCGAGGCCGAGGACCCGGAGAGCCTCCGAGAGGACCTCATCGAGGAGTACCGCGAGGAGTTCGCCAATCCCTACACCGCGGCCGACATGGGGTTCCTCGACGACGTCATCGAGCCACAGACGACCCGACCCCGCCTGATCGAGGACCTGGCGATGCTCGAGAGCAAGCGCGACTCACTTCCGGAGAAAAAACATGGAAACCTCCCGCTTTGA
- a CDS encoding universal stress protein: protein MGLYDRILVPTDGSDATERAVVEAVDLAAAHDATIHALYVVNTASFASIPTESSVEGVSEMLEREGDAALDAVEGAANERGVPVERVQLDGSPAREIVRYAEQSNCDLVVMGTHGRGGIDRLLLGSVAERVVRSSTVPVLTVRVDEE, encoded by the coding sequence ATGGGCCTCTACGACCGCATCCTCGTCCCGACCGACGGCTCCGACGCGACCGAGCGGGCGGTGGTCGAGGCGGTGGACCTGGCAGCGGCACACGACGCGACGATACACGCCCTCTACGTGGTCAACACCGCGAGTTTCGCCAGCATCCCGACGGAGTCGTCGGTCGAGGGGGTCTCCGAGATGCTCGAACGCGAAGGCGACGCGGCGCTCGACGCGGTCGAAGGGGCCGCGAACGAGCGTGGCGTTCCCGTCGAGCGTGTCCAGCTAGATGGATCGCCGGCCCGTGAGATCGTTCGCTACGCCGAGCAGTCCAACTGCGACCTCGTGGTGATGGGCACCCACGGTCGGGGCGGAATCGACCGTCTCCTCCTCGGCAGCGTCGCCGAACGCGTGGTCCGGTCGTCGACGGTGCCCGTACTGACGGTGCGTGTCGACGAGGAGTAG
- a CDS encoding HD domain-containing protein, translated as MTTVKDSVHDHIEVTGVAAALMDTPPVQRLRRVKQLGTASLVYPSANHTRFEHSLGVYHLAALALEHLDIHGRRAETVRAAAILHDVGHGPFSHNVEDLIHRRTGRYHDDVDDIVTTGAVARALDAHEIAPDRVVELIDGEGLLGQLVAGELDVDRMDYLVRDAHHTGVPYGTIDHQRLVRALRFVDGHLVLEEGNVQSAESLLVARALMNPTVYNHHVARISKAMLRRATESLIETGEYDAETIRRMDDPELQVALRTHDGSADLGRRLADRRLYKRAVWAEMGDVGDPFDDDLFDADPETIAGYERDIAERAGVEPGHVIVDVQGRPSMRESTSRVLVNGDVRRLDEQSTLVRAIQMTQREQWRLGVYAPERETSRVGRAAEAVLGLETDGALIAENDSPGRYATLGDFGQD; from the coding sequence ATGACCACCGTCAAGGACAGCGTCCACGACCACATCGAGGTCACGGGCGTGGCGGCCGCGTTGATGGACACGCCGCCGGTCCAGCGACTGCGACGCGTGAAACAGCTGGGCACGGCGTCGCTGGTCTACCCGTCGGCGAACCACACCCGGTTCGAACACAGCCTCGGCGTCTACCACCTGGCGGCGCTGGCTCTCGAGCACCTGGATATCCACGGCAGGCGCGCCGAGACTGTCCGTGCCGCGGCCATCCTCCACGACGTGGGCCACGGGCCGTTCAGTCACAACGTCGAGGACCTCATCCACCGCCGGACCGGTCGCTACCACGACGACGTCGACGACATCGTTACGACCGGGGCGGTCGCACGAGCGCTCGACGCCCACGAGATCGCCCCCGACCGGGTCGTCGAGTTGATCGACGGGGAGGGACTTCTCGGCCAGCTCGTCGCCGGCGAACTCGACGTCGACCGGATGGACTACCTGGTGCGCGATGCCCACCACACGGGGGTTCCGTACGGGACTATCGATCACCAGCGGCTGGTTCGCGCGCTCCGGTTCGTCGACGGGCACCTGGTCCTCGAGGAAGGCAACGTCCAGAGCGCCGAAAGCCTCCTGGTCGCTCGCGCGTTGATGAACCCCACCGTCTACAACCATCACGTCGCCCGCATCTCGAAGGCGATGCTCCGGCGCGCGACGGAGTCGCTCATCGAGACGGGCGAGTACGATGCCGAGACGATCCGGCGGATGGACGACCCGGAACTGCAGGTCGCCCTCCGGACACACGACGGGTCGGCCGATCTCGGACGACGGCTCGCCGACCGGCGCCTGTACAAGCGGGCCGTCTGGGCCGAGATGGGCGACGTCGGCGACCCGTTCGACGACGACCTCTTCGACGCCGACCCAGAGACCATCGCGGGCTACGAGAGGGACATCGCCGAGCGTGCGGGTGTGGAACCGGGGCACGTAATCGTGGACGTCCAGGGCCGTCCATCGATGAGGGAATCGACGAGCAGGGTCCTCGTCAACGGGGACGTTCGCCGTCTCGACGAGCAGTCCACGCTCGTCCGGGCGATCCAGATGACCCAGCGCGAGCAGTGGCGACTCGGCGTCTACGCCCCCGAACGGGAGACCAGTCGCGTCGGGCGCGCGGCCGAGGCCGTCCTCGGACTCGAGACCGACGGCGCGCTCATCGCCGAGAACGACTCGCCCGGACGGTACGCGACCCTGGGGGACTTCGGGCAGGATTAA
- the sucC gene encoding ADP-forming succinate--CoA ligase subunit beta gives MKLHEYQAKDVFADAGIPTPGSALATSVDEVVEMASDLGYPVAVKAQVHVGGRGKAGGIKLADDAEEARAAAEDILGMDLKGYTVDKVLVEEAVDFTDELYVGVTMDRGEGKPVAMVSSKGGVNIEEVAEESPEAIARVHVDPSFGMHPYQARKAVYDAGVPDEVALDVAGVLQTLYQLWEDRDASDIEVNPLMVTADGDVVAADAVMNIDDDALFRQPELAELEEESYEDDLERKASEYGFDYVRLDGNVGIIGNGAGLVMTTLDLVDYYGGEPANFLDIGGGAKAERVANALDMVFADPNVDAIVFNIFGGITRGDEVAKGINEALDQFDEIPKPVVVRLAGTNAEEGREILNDELVTVEETLEDAVKRSVENAAEVEA, from the coding sequence ATGAAGTTACACGAGTACCAGGCCAAGGATGTCTTCGCCGACGCGGGCATCCCCACGCCCGGATCGGCGCTCGCCACCTCCGTCGACGAGGTCGTCGAGATGGCATCGGACCTCGGCTATCCGGTCGCGGTAAAGGCACAGGTACACGTCGGTGGACGTGGCAAGGCAGGCGGTATCAAACTCGCAGACGACGCAGAGGAGGCACGCGCCGCTGCCGAGGACATCCTCGGGATGGACCTCAAGGGCTACACGGTCGATAAGGTGCTCGTCGAGGAAGCGGTCGACTTCACCGACGAACTCTACGTGGGTGTCACCATGGACCGTGGCGAGGGCAAACCCGTCGCCATGGTCTCCTCGAAGGGCGGCGTCAACATCGAGGAAGTGGCCGAGGAAAGCCCCGAAGCGATCGCCCGGGTCCACGTGGACCCGTCGTTCGGGATGCATCCCTACCAGGCTCGGAAGGCCGTCTACGACGCGGGCGTTCCCGACGAGGTCGCCCTCGACGTCGCCGGCGTCCTCCAGACGCTCTACCAGCTCTGGGAGGACCGCGACGCGAGCGACATCGAGGTCAACCCGCTGATGGTCACGGCAGACGGCGACGTCGTCGCCGCCGACGCGGTCATGAACATCGACGACGACGCGCTGTTCCGCCAGCCGGAACTCGCGGAACTCGAAGAGGAGTCCTACGAGGACGACCTCGAGCGAAAGGCCAGCGAGTACGGCTTCGACTACGTCAGACTCGACGGTAACGTCGGCATCATCGGGAACGGCGCCGGTCTCGTGATGACGACGCTCGACCTGGTCGACTACTACGGCGGCGAACCCGCCAACTTCCTCGACATCGGCGGTGGTGCGAAGGCCGAACGCGTCGCGAACGCGCTCGACATGGTCTTCGCCGACCCGAACGTCGACGCCATCGTGTTCAACATCTTCGGTGGCATCACCCGGGGCGACGAGGTCGCCAAGGGCATCAACGAGGCCCTCGATCAGTTCGACGAGATCCCGAAACCGGTCGTCGTCCGCCTCGCGGGCACGAACGCCGAGGAGGGTCGCGAGATCCTCAACGACGAACTGGTCACGGTCGAAGAGACACTGGAGGACGCGGTCAAACGGTCGGTCGAGAACGCAGCGGAGGTGGAAGCATGA